From one Lineus longissimus chromosome 3, tnLinLong1.2, whole genome shotgun sequence genomic stretch:
- the LOC135484108 gene encoding protein trachealess-like isoform X4 gives MLPLPGAITSQLDKASIIRLTISYLKLRDFSSHGDPPWNRDGPPPNKSVKGECGPPRRRSSTGVAMEIFESTQGTHILQSLDGFAFALANDGRFLYISETVSIYLGLSQVEMEGSSIFDYVHVQDHNELSDQLGLCMPPAAPMPSPGSDEGSASSQRAQSPSPLAERGLMNPNPLKGVERSFHIRMKSTLTKRGVHVKTAGYRVVHILGQFRPQFSFSLTRKHPPPLLGMVAIALALPPPTVNELKIDNDMFVMRLSPDFKIVFCEPRISDLMDLTADDLMTKNLYEYTHAEDLQKLRRAHVDLLTKGQVLTDYFRILNQRSGYVWMQMCATIIYNNKNSDEENVICVCYVLSGIEHRNCVMDSRQLSHMKNRNQGDDNSDNSESETGSDHVADDVAKDKNTKTSGDKAADHVDQSGSGDQSKHSLVEESGILGDSDHYRYQNGEDDIDSSDFGAENGSVGYLDDISEKYKGDIKNSRRKMGRPRKRKRDPSPEENGVDGDYNSRIRDGEPACKSVSPPLENGAILKSAQILANLPTTTEENTHSAHKMSSPTPEDLSVKAMNTSVATRISPMDAVTSGAENTQDWQRSTSNNMSTSVRDLEQVMNKHLPNYPQDADQQSATYPTDYSSSSYAKQRSTIQWIGSQQPQPETLPASTLLRHLYANRESVIRMNTYNQSRPQYYGDMQNSMLTPPGTEAYKDQSQFSLPQLSVVTKSQPGSAYSLAASYNSSVHEPYSITPPSSVSPQDKYQSSFTDPASYTDSNSNQLKLYGNETGSQIPLKPHVYPIPSPTHAHSSYDRNGSQYSKTAAFYRTGSSYSGAYAHSNSPSAMEEHYRHAKTSSW, from the exons TCTCTCGATGGATTTGCCTTTGCCCTTGCCAACGATGGGAGGTTCCTCTACATATCAGAAACAGTCTCAATATACCTCGGATTGTCACAG GTTGAAATGGAAGGCAGCAGTATCTTtgactatgtacatgtacaagatcaTAATGAGTTATCGGACCAGCTCGGACTGTGTATGCCGCCGGCTGCACCCATGCCCTCCCCAGGCTCAGATGAAGGCTCGGCTTCGTCACAGAGGGCACAGTCGCCATCACCCCTAGCCGAAAGAG GTTTAATGAATCCCAACCCATTAAAAGGTGTCGAGCGATCCTTTCATATCAGAATGAAATCGACATTGACCAAGCGAGGAGTTCATGTAAAAACTGCAGGGTACAGG GTCGTGCACATTTTAGGCCAGTTTCGCCCACAGTTCTCCTTCTCCCTGACGAGGAAGCATCCTCCGCCCCTTCTGGGCATGGTAGCCATCGCCCTGGCTCTCCCACCCCCCACAGTCAACGAGCTGAAGATAGACAATGATATGTTTGTCATGAGGCTGAGCCCCGATTTCAAGATCGTCTTCTGTGAGCCAAG GATTTCTGACTTGATGGATCTAACTGCTGACGACCTGATGACCAAGAACCTCTATGAATACACCCATGCAGAAGACTTGCAGAAACTCAGGCGAGCACATGTTGACT TGTTAACCAAAGGGCAAGTGCTGACTGACTATTTCCGGATACTTAACCAGCGTTCTGGCTATGTCTGGATGCAGATGTGTGCCACGATCATCTACAACAACAAGAACTCCGATGAAGAGAATGTCATCTGTGTCTGTTACGTCCTCAG TGGTATAGAACACCGCAACTGTGTGATGGACAGTAGGCAACTAAGCCACATGAAGAACCGAAACCAGGGAGACGACAATTCAGACAACTCGGAGAGCGAGACGGGTTCAGACCATG TTGCTGATGATGTGGCGAAAGACAAAAATACCAAGACAAGCGGAGACAAAGCCGCTGACCATGTGGACCAGAGTGGGAGCGGAGACCAATCAAAACATTCCTTGGTAGAGGAGAGTGGAATCCTGGGAGATTCGGATCATTATCGTTATCAGAATGGTGAGGACGATATTGACAGTAGTGACTTCGGAGCGGAGAACGGTTCTGTAGGGTACCTTGATGACATTAGTGAGAAATACAAAGGTGATATCAAAAACTCGCGGCGCAAAATGGGACGGCCGAGAAAACGTAAACGGGACCCATCCCCAGAGGAAAATGGCGTTGATGGTGACTATAATTCAAGGATACGGGATGGTGAGCCTGCTTGTAAGTCGGTATCTCCTCCCCTTGAAAATGGTGCTATACTTAAAAGTGCTCAGATTTTGGCAAATCTGCCGACGACTACCGAAGAGAATACTCATTCAGCACATAAGATGTCGTCGCCCACGCCGGAGGATCTATCCGTCAAAGCGATGAACACGTCTGTTGCAACGCGGATATCTCCAATGGATGCCGTCACCTCAGGAGCTGAGAATACTCAGGATTGGCAACGATCCACTTCAAATAACATGTCGACCTCGGTCCGCGACCTTGAACAGGTTATGAACAAACATCTGCCGAACTATCCGCAAGACGCAGATCAACAATCTGCCACATATCCAACAGATTATTCATCGAGTTCTTATGCCAAGCAGCGGTCTACGATTCAGTGGATCGGCTCGCAGCAGCCTCAACCTGAAACTCTTCCCGCGTCTACGTTACTACGCCACCTATACGCTAATCGTGAGTCTGTCATCCGCATGAACACTTATAACCAGTCCCGTCCGCAGTATTATGGTGATATGCAAAATAGCATGTTAACACCGCCGGGGACTGAAGCATACAAGGACCAATCACAATTCAGCTTGCCGCAGCTCTCGGTGGTGACAAAGAGTCAGCCTGGTAGTGCTTATTCATTAGCTGCGTCTTATAATTCTAGTGTTCATGAACCATACAGTATAACCCCACCGTCTTCGGTCTCACCGCAGGATAAGTATCAGTCTTCTTTTACTGATCCGGCAAGTTATACGGATAGCAATTCAAACCAACTCAAGTTGTATGGGAATGAAACAGGGAGTCAGATTCCCCTCAAACCGCACGTGTATCCTATCCCTAGCCCGACTCACGCACACTCATCGTACGATAGGAATGGTAGTCAGTATAGCAAGACCGCAGCATTCTATCGGACTGGTTCTTCATACTCGGGGGCTTACGCCCACAGTAACAGCCCTAGTGCCATGGAGGAACACTACCGACATGCGAAGACTTCATCTTGGTGA